Sequence from the Seonamhaeicola sp. ML3 genome:
TAAAAGAAGCGCCGTACCGCTGTTGCTTTAAGAATTCAAATCCACCTATGGTATTTTCTTTTTGTGCAAATTCATAAAAAACATCAAAACTGGAATTATCATTGAATAAGTAGGAGAGTTTAGGGTTGAAACGAGTTTCATTAAAATTATAGTTCCTGCTTGCAAAATTCTCACTTAAACTTTCGTTGTCTTCAAATACCGAAAGTAAGTTTATAAGCCAATTATCTGATAGTTTGTGGTTAAAATTAAACTGATGGCTTTTTAAACTGTTTTCAACAAAACCAACCGATAGTATATTTCTGGTCTTGTTTTCTAAATAGGTATAAGATGTGGTGTACTTTTGCTTCCCTCTATTAAAGAATAACACATTTCTTAAATTTAACTGTAGGCCCAATTGGTTTTCGGTGTTTACTTTAAAAGGGTTTAAGTCAAAGCTATTGGCATCTCTTCTAATTTTTCTATCTATTAAATAACTTGTTTGATTATAAAAATGCGACCAGAATTTCTTTCCTTTTTTTTCACTTGTAGACCATTGAGCTGGGTTTATGGTTAAGGTCTGGCTTAATCTATTCTGATGGGTTTTTATGAAAATACGATTGGGTAAAAGCACTCTTATATATGAGCCTTGATCTTGAAACTGTGCTATTTCAAACTCTTCTAATTCCTGTATCCCATTTTCGTTATAATCAATCCACGTGTAAGTGCCTTGTCCGGGTTCTACTTCCACATAAGTAAAGTCTTGTTGAGGTAAGGTGCCAGAGTTGGTCTCGAAGATGGTATTCCATTGAACAATGTTTTTAAACAACTTTTGGTTGAATTGTAACCTCGAGTTTATAGATTGTTCGTCATCTATACCTGCCTCTTCACTTTTAAGATTTCTGTAATTGGCATATAAAGACAGGTTAGTTTTTTTATTTCTGATTAGCCTTGAATCCAAGTAAAAAGTGTTGGAGGTATTGACTTTCTCCAGCCGATTGTTTCTAATACTATCGTTTACTCTATTCTTATAACCAATTTTGGTAAAGATTTTAGTGCTATCTCCAATACCTAAGAATAATTCGTAAGATTTAAATTTCTGGCTTAACGGTGTTAAGGTATTGGTTGAAAGTTCTCTTTGTTCGTTGTCCTCAATAGTTAATTTAGTTCCTGCCCAGCTATTTTTCATACCATAAGTTACTGTACTGTTTGATCGCAAGAACGAAGATTCGTTTATGCTAGAACTCGCATTAAGGAAACTAGAGTACGAATTGATTCTAAACTTATTCAAATTTAAATCAATGTAGGTAATATGTCTATTTCCATTGAAACCTTCTGAATAGTTTAGATATTCGAACTGATAGTTGACTATCCCTTTTTCAGGATGAAAAAAGCGTAGTCCAGAATTTATTAAGGTTTGGTCGCCAATATTAGCGTTCGATACAGTGCCATTAGGCGATAGCAAATTCCAATCTCTTGCAAATTCGGCATTGTACAAACGTTCAATGGTTCTAAAATTATCCTGTATATGGTCTGCATTTGTGAAAAAGGTTAAAGACCAAAGACTGTCTTTTTTTATCAGGTTTTGTTCTATGTTTAACCGCCCAGCGAAACCATTATTATCTTCATCATCTATACTTGAAAACAGGTTTAAATCATTCTTACTACCTGTCAATTCAAAACTAATACTAGTGTTTTCGTGGGGTTGATAGTTCCCGTTCACAACAGCTATTTGAAGTTTGGTAGGCGCTACCAATTGAGTGATAGGGGCATAGTTTCCTTGGTTAACCCCTACATACTCGTAAATGTTGTTAATGGCATTAGAGCTACTCAGAATATAGTCTCCTTGATTTTGGCCAACTTGGGTAAACGTAACTCGAAATAACTCATCATTTGGGTCGTTTGAAAATACAAACGCTTCAACACCGCCAATAACTTCCTTTTTATATAAGATTCGGTTTTCATTTAATGCCTCCTGAACTTCGGAAGGAGCAACCATTAAACTTTTATCATCTCCAGCGGTAGATAATATTTGAACTTGGTCATCCGAAAGGTTTTGTTGCAGAGGTTGGTTTTTAGCATCGCTTTCAGAATATACAGAAACTCCAACCTTTAGTTTTTCGCTATTCAAATTACCACCACCATAAGCAACAAAACGGGAATAATTGCGCTCACTAAATTGATAATCTACTGTAATACGCATCTCTGAAGTAATAGGATAGGTAGAATTGAAAATTATTTCGCCAGCGTTATAGTCGATAATATAATCTTGGTCTTCACCACGTTTTACCGGTACACCATTAACATAAACCGTTTCACTGCCAGATACAATAAGTACAAACAACTCGCCATTTTGTCCTTGTAACTTATAAGGGCCTTGGTTACCTTCTTGAGCGGTAAATTGACTTCGCGTGAATTGGCCACGTACAATGGCACCAGCAGCGAAAAGGGTTGTTTGAGAATCTTCATTGCCTAAATTCGCATTAACAGATAACCCTTGTACACGTTTAGAGAATTTTGCAAAATAGGAGTTGTTATTCTGAAGGTCAATATCACCAGCTCTTATATTCCAAGAGTCGCTAAAGAGCTCAATAAAAACCTGGTCAAATTCATCCAAACGTTGGCTATATCCGCTTTCTTGCAAGGGTATATTGGCGTCTTGGATAGAAGCTCTCAGCGAAACTTTGTCATTCAGTTTTCCGGTAATCTGCAAATCTAATTCACTGTTTAAAACAGAGTTCTGATTATTTCCAATGGTAACACCACGAGAAATACTTCCAGTAGTAGTTAAACCATCAAAAGGGGTAAAGGTATTGTTGGTGTTGGGTTGAGATAGTTTGTATAGTGTTTTAAGATTACTGTTGTTAGACACAATAATAGATTCATCTAATTGCTTGTAAGTTTTGGTTAGGAAGTCTGGAAATTTTAAATAATTTATGATAATAGAATCTGTTTCAATGCGTTTTTTAAAAGTTAAAATGGCTTTTGGGAAATCTACTAGGTAATATGATGAATCTATAAAAGAGAGGTCTTTTCTTCTTACTGAAAAAGAATGCGGATTTATACTAACGCTATCAATTTTAATGGTGTCCTTTACAGCTACTTTTACTTTCTTATAGTTGGTGTTTTGTTCTTGCCCAAAACCGCAGCAGACAACAAAAAAAAGAATAGATGGTAAAAGATATTTCATTTAAGTATTTAAACTGTAATAAGTCTAAAATAGTATGTTGATAGTTTTCTGTATAAATGCCCGTTAAAGCTATAGTGTAAAAGTAATGTATTATTTATTTTAGCTGAAATGATCAAAACCATTTAATAAAAGAGTTTTGGTCTAGCTGAACTATCACACTGAGCATAGTCGAAGTGTTGTTTCAGCTTCTCAACAATATTAATAAATAACTTAATGAGATCCTGAAATACCTGCCTACAATCAGGTAGGAATTCAGAATGACAAACGAAAATGAAAATTATATCATACAACGTAAACGGTATTAGGGCAGCAGTAAATAAGGGTTTTTTAGATTGGTTAAAAGCGGCGAATCCAGATGTTATTTGCCTTCAGGAAATAAAGGCTTTAAAAGAACAATTGGATTTAAGCCTATTTGAAGAGGTTGGTTATAATTACCACTACTGGTTTAGTGCGCAGAAAAAGGGATATAGTGGCGTTGCTATTTTAAGTAAAACAGAGCCTAACCACATAGAATACGGTACAGGCATTGAATCTATGGATTTCGAAGGGCGTAATTTACGTATAGATTTCGATAATGTTTCAATTATGAGTTTGTATTTACCTTCTGGCATAAATATTGCAAGGTTGGAACATAAGTTGGAATACATGGCCATGTTTCAAGATTATATAAACAACCTTAAAAAATCTTTTCCCAATCTAATCATTTGTGGCGATTATAATATTTGTCACGAGGAGATAGATATCCATAATCCCAAAGGACTCAAAAATGTTTCAGGATTTTTACCCGTAGAGCGCGAGTGGATAGGTGCTTTTATTGATAGTGGATTTATCGATTCTTTCCGATTTATAAATCCAGAAAAACAGCAATATAGTTGGTGGAGTTACAGAGCTAACGCAAGAGCCAATAATAAAGGCTGGCGTTTAGATTATGCCATGGTAGCAGAACCATTACAAGAAAATATTAAAAGAGCCGTTATACTTCAAGATGCGGTGCATAGTGATCACTGCCCAATACTCGTAGAAATAGATAAATAATTAAATACATTAAAACCCAAAACCTAACCTAATGATTAAAAGAATTTCAGTACTCGTATTAACGCTTACAGTTTTAGCATCGTGTGTTTCCCCAAAGGTTTATAAAGAACTAGAGGCGAAATACAATAATTTGAAGAATGAAAATAGAAAGCTAGCCGATGAAAATGAAATGCTTCTTAATGCAAAAAATGCTGCTGCTAATGAATTAAAGCAAATCAAAGCAGCTTACGAAGAGGCGTTGGCAAACCGTGATAAGTTACAGGCCGATTATAACGCTACTAAATCTAACTACGATGCTCTAAAGGCGTCTTACGAAGCTTTGGAGAAAAACAGCTCAGCGGCTATTACTAAGAATTCTCAGAAGAACAGAGAGCTTCTTGCTCAGTTAGAAGCTAAAGAACAAGCATTGGCGACCGAAAATGCACGTTTAGCAAAACTTAAAAAAGAATTAGAAGACCGTTCTAACAGGGTAGCAGAATTAGAAAAAGTAATTGCAGATAAAGATGCTGCAATGAGCGCTCTAAAAGATGCTATTTCAAGGGCATTAACCGATTTTGAAGGTAAAGGCTTAACTGTAGAACAACGTAATGGTAAAGTATATGTTTCAATGGAAAACAAATTGCTTTTCAGTTCTGGAAGTTGGGCTGTAAATGCTGATGGTCGCAGAGCAGTTCAACAGCTTGGTAGTGTTTTAGGAGACAACCCAGATATCGCCGTTTTAATTGAGGGACATACAGATAACGTGCCTTACAAAGGTAGTGGTCAATTAAGTGGAAACTGGGATTTGTCAACCAAACGGGCAACGGCTATTGTAAACATCCTAAGGGAAAACGAGGCAATCAATCCGGAGAATTTAACGGCTGCCGGACGAGGTGAATATGCTCCAGTTGCAACCAACGATACAACTGAAGGTAAAGCAAAAAACAGACGCATAGAAGTTATTTTAACACCAAAGTTAGACGAGCTTTCTAGGTTGTTGAATGATAATTAGTATGGCGTTACCACAGGGGTCGGGCTTTCGGCAGTCGCTCTCTTCGAGGAGCTTCAACAAATGCCTCAATCCCTAACGCATTAAAAACCTTTCAGGAGTTAATAAATCCTGAAAGGTTTTAATTTTAAATCAGAATGTTACTTCGAGTGATTCCGAAGTATGAGGAATAGTATCGAGAAGTACTTCTCCTTAAGTATTCTCAAGAGTTCTCGATACAAAATTCTTTAATAGAATTTCACTCGAACTGACGATAGGATATTTTTTATATTTACCATTCTAAAAAATCTAAGAAGTCTAATTGTCTAAGTTAGTCTAACAATCTAATATGAAATACACCAAAATACCCAACACAAATATAAAAGTTAGTAAAATATGCCTTGGCTC
This genomic interval carries:
- a CDS encoding exodeoxyribonuclease III, coding for MKIISYNVNGIRAAVNKGFLDWLKAANPDVICLQEIKALKEQLDLSLFEEVGYNYHYWFSAQKKGYSGVAILSKTEPNHIEYGTGIESMDFEGRNLRIDFDNVSIMSLYLPSGINIARLEHKLEYMAMFQDYINNLKKSFPNLIICGDYNICHEEIDIHNPKGLKNVSGFLPVEREWIGAFIDSGFIDSFRFINPEKQQYSWWSYRANARANNKGWRLDYAMVAEPLQENIKRAVILQDAVHSDHCPILVEIDK
- a CDS encoding OmpA family protein; the encoded protein is MIKRISVLVLTLTVLASCVSPKVYKELEAKYNNLKNENRKLADENEMLLNAKNAAANELKQIKAAYEEALANRDKLQADYNATKSNYDALKASYEALEKNSSAAITKNSQKNRELLAQLEAKEQALATENARLAKLKKELEDRSNRVAELEKVIADKDAAMSALKDAISRALTDFEGKGLTVEQRNGKVYVSMENKLLFSSGSWAVNADGRRAVQQLGSVLGDNPDIAVLIEGHTDNVPYKGSGQLSGNWDLSTKRATAIVNILRENEAINPENLTAAGRGEYAPVATNDTTEGKAKNRRIEVILTPKLDELSRLLNDN